Genomic DNA from Brenneria izadpanahii:
CGCGACGGTGCACTGGCTCAAGCACACAGTGGCGAATTCCTTCGATCTGACGCGCTACCGGCGTTTCCGCAAGCTGGGCATAAAGACCGAGCAACTGACGCAACGCGGCTGCGCCTTCGCCGTCATCGCTATCCATCAGACTGAGATAGTTCATTTGCAACTGGCTGATAAGTCGCCAGGTGCTGAGCCCCTCCGCCAACGCTGGGCGAGGCGGCGTCGGGCCTTTACGCATCGTAAGCTCGCGTACCGGCAGGGAGTCCGGCATCACGAACTGACCGAGATCCTGTTGCAGCATCAGCGGTAAATCGCGGCTGGTGCACAAGACTTCGGCAGTGATATAGCGAAGTTCGTCATTCCACGGCGCATGATGTTCATCCACCAGCGAGACGAACGTTTCTGACCCGACATAGCCGGTGCGAGTACCGTAGCGTAGCGCATGTTCGGAAAGCGCACGCTGTTCGCGGCGCAGCGAAAAATAGGCGCCGTAGTTGTCGCCATCGCGGGCCCAGGTACTCCAGAACGGGCGAAAAACCTGCTCATCGTGCAGCCCATCTACGCTGGCGTACAGTTTTTGCACCGCGAAAACTTCGTAATCCAAAGGACGAATATTATCCACGACCAGATGATATTCATGATGGGCGTCGCTGATTTTCTGACGCTCGGCCACTTTGGGGAACAGGTTGATGACCGGGGTACAATGCATCGCCAGGTGGTCTTTATCCACGACTCGCTCAAGCTGCTCGTCGGCTTTATCCAGTAAGATGATGATATCAAATGCTTTAACCTCGCCGCTTTGCGCCAGTAACGGGCGCAGGCCGCGGATGCTGACAAACTGGAAACGGGCCGGAAACGCGAAGTATTCATGCAACAGCCGGTAGCCGTCGAAGTTCCGCAAGTCGTCCGGCAGCAGCGCCTGATCGGTGTCGAAACCCTCCTGGCGCAGCGCGTCTTCGCCAAGGATGATGCGCGCCGGATTCGGCTCCACGGTCTGGCAGATGATGCCTACCTGATGTTCCATCAGCAATTCCAGGAGTTTCAGCGCCTGAATATCGGGACCGCTCAGGAAAAAGTCGAGACGGTCAAAATCGAGATGCTGAATGTTGACCGCGCCGTCGCATGCCACGCGCACGCGTAGCGCGCTCACCGCGCCATGGTGGCCTAACCCAAGCTGGCCGAGCGGTATGTCGGCGGGTACGCCGCCAAGTTCCGCCAGATCGATGTGCAATGGCAGCAGCGTGACATCATGAGCCGTGGCGTAGCTACAGGTGACGCCGTTTTTCTTTAGCGTCTGGCTGTCCATCATGGTGCCGCGTGGCACGACGAAACCGTTGCTCAGATCGCCTTTGGCGCTGTCAGGGTGCAGCTCCGCAATTGCCATCGAGGGAGTAGGCGCCAGATAGTTGGGGGCGATCATTTCCAGTAAACGCTGGGAAAAACGTGGGAATTCCGCGTCCATTTTTAGCTGTACGCGTGAGGTAAGAAAGGCGAAACCCTCCATTAAGCGTTCGACATACGGGTCCGCCACATTGATACCGCGCATGCCGAGACGCCCCGCCACTTTTGGATAGCGTTCGGCAAACTCTGCTCCCATCTCGCGCAGATACGCCAGTTCACGGTTGTAATAGTCGAGCAGTTTACTTTCCATGTTCACCCCGCGTCTTTCAGTTCAAAGTAGCCGTTTTCAAGATCGACATCGGTACGAAACAGAAACTCCAGCGGATAGGGGACGCACCACAATCGGCCTTTGATTTCAATCGACAGTACGTTGTGCAGGTCAAGAGATTTCGGGTCGGAGATACAGCGTACCTGTAGCCCTTGCGGGAGGATGCGCGGTT
This window encodes:
- the tssF gene encoding type VI secretion system baseplate subunit TssF; this encodes MESKLLDYYNRELAYLREMGAEFAERYPKVAGRLGMRGINVADPYVERLMEGFAFLTSRVQLKMDAEFPRFSQRLLEMIAPNYLAPTPSMAIAELHPDSAKGDLSNGFVVPRGTMMDSQTLKKNGVTCSYATAHDVTLLPLHIDLAELGGVPADIPLGQLGLGHHGAVSALRVRVACDGAVNIQHLDFDRLDFFLSGPDIQALKLLELLMEHQVGIICQTVEPNPARIILGEDALRQEGFDTDQALLPDDLRNFDGYRLLHEYFAFPARFQFVSIRGLRPLLAQSGEVKAFDIIILLDKADEQLERVVDKDHLAMHCTPVINLFPKVAERQKISDAHHEYHLVVDNIRPLDYEVFAVQKLYASVDGLHDEQVFRPFWSTWARDGDNYGAYFSLRREQRALSEHALRYGTRTGYVGSETFVSLVDEHHAPWNDELRYITAEVLCTSRDLPLMLQQDLGQFVMPDSLPVRELTMRKGPTPPRPALAEGLSTWRLISQLQMNYLSLMDSDDGEGAAALRQLLGLYAQLAETPVARQIEGIRHCVLEPVHRRVPEPGPIVFARGVGITLTVDEQAFSGSSPWLLGSVLERMFARLVAMNSFTEFTLISQQRGEVGYWEPRMGKRALI